The following is a genomic window from Candidatus Vondammii sp. HM_W22.
GTGAGCCGTTTTTTGCCGATCGTGAAGAGCTGGTTTTTGATTTTTATGAAGTGAATCATACCGATAGCTCTGGTCTTGCACTTCTACTTGAGTTGTTGGATCGTGGCAGTGCGCAGGGTGTCAGTATCCGGTTCAGGAATATGCCATCATCCCTGTTGGGTATTGCACGTCTTAGTAATGCAGAGCAACTGTTGCCTGTGACCGGCTAGTTTGTTTCAAGGTAGTAGTCAGGTGGTGATGGGTTCAGCGGCCCGGGAAAGCTAGTCCTTTCTGTTTTCCTCGGTTTTCCCTAGAATAGGCCGTTACCTCGAACCTTACATCTTTATCTCAGCGGGCCAAGTGCCCGATTTTGGCAATTTTTAATGGATAAACTGATAATTACTGGCGGCGGTCCCTTGTCAGGGGATGTGCGTATTGCCGGGGCAAAGAACGCGGCCCTCCCTATTTTGGCGGCAACCCTTTTGGTGGATGGCCCGATGAGCGTGGGTAATGTACCTCATCTGCACGATATCACCACGACCATGGAGTTGTTGGGGCACATGGGTGTCCAGCTGGTGGTGGATGAGCGTCTCTGCATAGAGACTGACACCTCCACCATCAAAGACTTTCACGCTCCCTATGAGCTCGTGAAAACGATGCGTGCATCTATTTTAGTGCTCGGTCCGCTGTTGGCCCGGTTTGGGCGGGCGGAGGTCTCTCTACCCGGCGGTTGTGCCATCGGCTCAAGACCGGTCAATCTGCATATCGAAGGGCTTCGCGCCATGGGCGCTGATATCGAGGTGGAGGCGGGTTATATTCGGGCCAAAGCCAAACGCCTGAAGGGTGCCAGGCTGGTGATGGATATTGTTACCGTCACAGGTACCGAGAATCTGATGATGGCGGCAACACTGGCGGATGGCATTACCGTCATCGAGAATGCTGCCAGAGAGCCGGAGGTGGTCGACTTGGCCAACTGCCTGAATAAAATGGGCGCCAGGGTGAGTGGTGCAGGCACGGATACCGTCACTATTGAAGGTGTGAAGCGTCTTATCGGCGAACATTATGATGTATTGCCGGACCGCATCGAGACCGGCACCTATTTGGTAGCCGCTGCGATTACCGGCGGCAGTATCCGTATTCGGGATACTCAGCCGGGGTTGGTGGATTCAGTTATACATAAACTACGTGAATCCGGGGCCGAGATTGAGGCCGGTGAAGATTGGATTACCCTCGACATGAAGGGGCGGCGGCCTAAATCGGTGAATGTGCGTACCGCACCTTATCCGGCTTTCCCTACGGATATGCAGGCGCAGTTCACTGCGCTGAACAGCGTTGCTCAGGGGGTAGGGATTATCACTGAAACGGTGTTCGAAAATCGCTTTATGCATGTGCTGGAGATGCAGCGCATGGGAGCTGATATCCGGCTTGAAGGCAATGCGGCAATCTGTGATGGCGCTGAGCGATTGACAGGCGCGCCGGTAATGGCGACGGATTTGAGGGCATCAGCCAGCCTAGTGCTGGCCGGCTTGGTGGCAGAGGGTGAAACCGTGGTTGAGCGTATCTATCATATCGATCGCGGCTACGAGAACATAGAAGAGAAACTGTCCGGGCTTGGGGCTCAGATCCGGCGGATACCTAATTAGGCAAGAACATTTCTCTCAGGCAGTGTTTGTGAAAAACATGGATTTTGACACGTCGATTACCATTGCGCTCTCCAAAGGGCGGATTTTCAGGCAGACTCTGCCGTTGCTGGCACATGCCGGCATTAAACCGGTGGATGATCCTGAAACCAGCCGTAAGCTGATTCTGGATACCAACCATCCTCAGGTGAAACTGGTGATTATTCGTGCCACAGATGTCCCAACTTATGTGCAGTGGGGTGCGGCCGATCTGGGCGTGGCGGGAAAAGATGTGCTGCTCGAACATGGCGGAGAAGGGCTGTATGAGCCGCTGGATCTGCAGATAGCACAGTGCCGGCTGATGGTGGCGGGTGTCCCGGATGCAGAGTTGACCGGTAACCGGCTGCGTATTGCCACCAAGTATGTTAATTCGGCTAGGCAGTATTTCGCTGCCCGGGGGCAGCAAGTTGAGATTATCAAGTTGTATGGCTCCATGGAACTGGCACCTCTGGTCGGGTTATCTGATCTGATCGTGGATCTGGTGGAGAGCGGCAATACATTGAAGGCCAATGGGTTGGTTCCACTGGAGCATATCACCGACATCAGCTCTCGCTTGGTGGTCAATAAGGCGGCCTGGAAAATGAAACATGGCACCGTCATGCAGTTGCTGGAAGCGCTGCGTGAAGCGGTGGCTGAGAGTAGTCACTGATTCAGGGCAAATTCGCCTGAAGCGGATGAATTTCAGCCTCCTGATATCCGTTCGGAACCGGCTGATTCATAGGTACATTTCCCTGAATACCCCAAATTATACAGCGGAGTAGAAAAATGGCTGATATAGCACAGCTATCCACCACCGATACCGGTTTTCAGCAACGGCTGGAGCAGTTGTTAGCCTGGGAGTCAGTATCTGATGGCGGGGTCAATCAAACAGTAAACGATATTATCGTCGATATCCGTTCCCGGGGCGACGATGCACTGCTTGAGTATACAAGCCGTTTCGATGGCTGGGATGCAAGAGGTGCCGCTGATCTGGAGATTCCTGCTGCAAGGTTGGCGCAGGCATGGAGCTGTATCCCCGAAGATCAGCGCCAGGCACTGGCGCATGCTGCTGAACGTGTCCGCATCTACCATGAAAAACAGAAAACAGAATCATGGAGCTATACAGAAGAGGATGGCACGCTGCTGGGACAGCAGGTGACCGCAATCGAGAGGGTTGGGCTCTATGTGCCGGGAGGCAAGGCGGCCTATCCCTCTTCAGTTCTGATGAACGCGCTGCCGGCGAAGGTGGCGGGTGTTCAGGAGCTGATTATGGTGGTTCCCACCCCGGGTGGTGAGTTGAATGAACTGGTGCTGGCCGCCGCCCACCTTTGTGGTGTTGATAGGGTGTTTGCTGTTGGGGGCGCCCAGGCGGTGGCGGCCCTTGCCTACGGTACTGAGTCGATCCCCCCGGTGGACAAAGTGGTGGGTCCCGGCAATATCTATGTGGCGACTGCCAAACGGGCCGTATTTGGGCAAGTGGGTATAGACATGGTTGCAGGACCCTCTGAGATTCTGGTGATCTGTGATGGTAAAACCAACCCTGACTGGGTCGCTATGGACCTCTTCTCCCAGGCAGAACATGATGAAGATGCCCAGTCTATACTGCTCTGCCCGGACAAGGTTTTCGTGGCGCAGGTGAAGGCCAATATTGACCGGCTGTTGCCGACCATGGAGCGTGAACCTATTATTGCCACGGCCCTGAAAGATCGCGGTGCGCTGATTCACTGCCGGGATTTGGACGAAGCTTGTGAGGTCTCTAATTTTATTGCCCCAGAGCACTTGGAGCTCTCGGTTGACAATCCCCAGGCGCTGGCGCCAAAGATCAGGCATGCGGGTGCCATCTTCATGGGCCGTTATACGTCCGAGCCCTTGGGTGATTACTGTGCCGGCCCAAACCATGTATTGCCCACCTCAAGGACGGCGCGCTTCTCCTCTCCGCTGGGTGTCTACGACT
Proteins encoded in this region:
- the hisD gene encoding histidinol dehydrogenase codes for the protein MADIAQLSTTDTGFQQRLEQLLAWESVSDGGVNQTVNDIIVDIRSRGDDALLEYTSRFDGWDARGAADLEIPAARLAQAWSCIPEDQRQALAHAAERVRIYHEKQKTESWSYTEEDGTLLGQQVTAIERVGLYVPGGKAAYPSSVLMNALPAKVAGVQELIMVVPTPGGELNELVLAAAHLCGVDRVFAVGGAQAVAALAYGTESIPPVDKVVGPGNIYVATAKRAVFGQVGIDMVAGPSEILVICDGKTNPDWVAMDLFSQAEHDEDAQSILLCPDKVFVAQVKANIDRLLPTMEREPIIATALKDRGALIHCRDLDEACEVSNFIAPEHLELSVDNPQALAPKIRHAGAIFMGRYTSEPLGDYCAGPNHVLPTSRTARFSSPLGVYDFQKRSSLIMVSETGSDTLGKTASVLARGEGLTAHARSAEYRFKDK
- the hisG gene encoding ATP phosphoribosyltransferase; protein product: MDFDTSITIALSKGRIFRQTLPLLAHAGIKPVDDPETSRKLILDTNHPQVKLVIIRATDVPTYVQWGAADLGVAGKDVLLEHGGEGLYEPLDLQIAQCRLMVAGVPDAELTGNRLRIATKYVNSARQYFAARGQQVEIIKLYGSMELAPLVGLSDLIVDLVESGNTLKANGLVPLEHITDISSRLVVNKAAWKMKHGTVMQLLEALREAVAESSH
- a CDS encoding STAS domain-containing protein, encoding MTTADLSSTEEGCVLVTGPLVFASVVELLAKCEPFFADREELVFDFYEVNHTDSSGLALLLELLDRGSAQGVSIRFRNMPSSLLGIARLSNAEQLLPVTG
- the murA gene encoding UDP-N-acetylglucosamine 1-carboxyvinyltransferase; this translates as MDKLIITGGGPLSGDVRIAGAKNAALPILAATLLVDGPMSVGNVPHLHDITTTMELLGHMGVQLVVDERLCIETDTSTIKDFHAPYELVKTMRASILVLGPLLARFGRAEVSLPGGCAIGSRPVNLHIEGLRAMGADIEVEAGYIRAKAKRLKGARLVMDIVTVTGTENLMMAATLADGITVIENAAREPEVVDLANCLNKMGARVSGAGTDTVTIEGVKRLIGEHYDVLPDRIETGTYLVAAAITGGSIRIRDTQPGLVDSVIHKLRESGAEIEAGEDWITLDMKGRRPKSVNVRTAPYPAFPTDMQAQFTALNSVAQGVGIITETVFENRFMHVLEMQRMGADIRLEGNAAICDGAERLTGAPVMATDLRASASLVLAGLVAEGETVVERIYHIDRGYENIEEKLSGLGAQIRRIPN